ACTTAGGAAAATAGAAGAATATGAAATTCTTTACCCAGACTTGTAGGCATCAATGCATACTTGATTttgtcaattaaaaattaatcaacagtctaagaaagaaatgggaaattttATTCAAGCCAATCTCAGAATAATAAACAGTCTTCCTGAGGTACAGGCATCTTATTTAACAGTTTTAGCACTTTTTTGCAAGAGCATGAGAGGATGCAAGAAACTAGATCCATAAAAGTTTCTCCTGAAAATACCTCTTTGAGGGCCAGttcttccagttttcccagagcacaaagTGCCTTACCCTGATCTTTGCCCTCAATTCCTTTCAAGGTGGATTGTAGATCAGTGACTGCAGTAGCTGATGACTAGATTCTTGTAGAACTGGATGGTAGACAGCATTCTTTACTACACAGCCCCTCTATTTCCACCTTAATTTCAACCAAGTTTTCAGATACATCTTTAACCAATTTGCCCCAAATTGATAAGAATGCTCATTCCCAGGCCAGGTAAAGATTTCACTGATAGACCACTCAAGTGCTATTACTCATCTAGTTCTGGTAAGAGTAGCCGAGTCCACTGGGCCATGTGTCTTACTAGTCTGTCAGCTCCAGGATATGGCTCCCTGCAGAGGCAGGACCTGCTGCTTTGATCACTGAGGTAGGAGCCCACATCGCAGCCCCCCACAAATACTGCAGACAGATGTCTTCAAGACCTTGTGATTTTTTACCagctccttttttattttcccagaAAGTAGTTGGGATAAAATGTATCCCAACTTCTGTTAAGATGACCTCTACACAGCGGATATTTAGTAAGCCTGGAAAAATTCCGGAGCCAACTTCAGGTGGGGCTGAATACAAGATGGGACCCAGGGATCCAGGGTCCTGCTCACTGGGAATTACTGACCTCCAGAGATTTTTGTGTGACTTAAAGGGGAGGTACACTGTACATCCCTCTTCACTGGGAGAAAGGAGGCCAAATTCTAGCTATGTACCTCCAGCCACCAACCCCTTCCAACCCACCCCCTAACTCTCCCCACATACACATCAACTAAGGCACCACCCCCAGGTGGACAGACTTGCTTTGGCAATGAGGCCCCTCCGGAGGCTCAGGGTGTGAACAGCTGTACAGAGGGCTGTGTGCTATGGAGTCAGCACCTTAGGAGGTGGAAAGGGGCGGTGGGCAGAGAAGAAAGAAGTCTTAGATCCTGATGGATCAAAAGGAGAATGGGGAGAGGGAGTCAGGACACAGGAGACAAGAAAACCAAGGACGACCACAAAAGGGGcaaaaaaaccccagaaaatgtagaaaagatgAGAGCAAAAAGGAGGCAAAACAGAATGCGGGCAACCCAACAaaataggaagaagagaaaacagaaggagggaaggaaacagaaaagagagagatgagTGGGTAAAGATgtgaagagggagagagggagccaggaagaggacatcagaggacaTCACTGTTGTTCACtttctgagtcgtgtctgactctctgcgaccccgtggaccgcagcaagccaggcttccctgtccctcaccatctcctagagtttgcccaagttcacacccATTGAGGACATCGGAAGATAACAGAGCTCAGTGAGGAGACCTGTGACCAGAGGGATCAGAAGTCCCTGGGCTGGTCCTCAGTCCCTATAGAAACCTGGCGGGCCCAGTACACCAAGTCAGCCACATAAATCAATAGGTTAATGGCTGTCAGGACGGCCACAGCCAGTCGCTGGATCCAGGTGCATATGAGGTCATCGATACAGCTGAtatcactggaccactggggctGCCCGCCGAATTCCTCATAGAATTGGTAGAGCAACCAGAGGACCAGAGCGCTGATGTAGAGGAGGACGGACAGCAAGGTTAGCCCCAACTGGAAAATGGGGAAGGGGACAGGCAGTATGTTCTCCCAGTCACCCAGTTTTAGCAGCATAGCTAGTGCTGTTGGGATGAAGCAGATGGAGTACGCGGCCACGCACCACTCCAAGGCCGGCTGGTGCAGGTACAGGGAGGTGTTGCTGAGGAAGACAAAGATGACACCAGCCACGAAGGTCTCCAGCACCTTCAGCAGGGCGGGTAATGTGTACACATAGCAGGGGATAGCTTCCGGCCAATAGTAGTTCCACACAAAGGCATCTATGGCATAAAATGCAGAAGCGATACAGGATAATATAGTGGCTGCGGTGGCCCGGTCCCGGAGAGGTCCATCAGGCAGGAACTGGACGTGGGTGACGCAGTAGATGACGGAGGCCAAGACGCAGAGGATGGCGGAATAGCAGGCGTAGGTGATGGAGAAGTTGTACCAGAAGAGAGGAAAGTGTGATTCGAAATCAAAAAACTTGACTGTGACTATTATGAGTGTGACAGCAAAACAGAAGCACCAGATGGACATGGACCAGTTGCCTATGTTCCCTCTCCAAATGCCCATGTCGGCCACCAGGGAGAAGGCCACACAGGTGGAGAAGAGCTGTGGCAGGCGGAAGAAGCAGCACACTGTGTTCCAGTCATCCAGGTTTGGATGTGTGACCCCAGTGGACATGGTGCTGTGATGGTCAGGCAAGTCACGGCCACCAGTATGGCCGTGGTCTTCACTGAGGACCTGCCAGAGAAAGGTCCAGTTCTGGAGGTGGATTAAGCCAGACACCTGGAAAAGGCTCAGGGCCCTGTGACAGCTGAGGCCCAGGATCCATGGAGTTAGAACCAGTGGCCCAGACACTCGGGTAACAGCACAGCCGCTCCAGAATGGTTGTCCCCACCCATCACCCTTGGCCTTGTCAGGAGATTTGTCTTATCCCAAACCTCACAGCTGGGTTGGGTCTGGCCTCAAACCATGAACATCCTGGATCTCTCTGAGCTGTGGGCCATTATCTGAGACACAGGATAGGATGGCCCTTATCTCTAACCCCAACACTTCAGATCtctcaaaattgaaaacaaattaaaaaaaaattttttggtaaCAAAATTTAACCTAAACAGACATGACAAAATTTGTGATCTCTATTTGTTTCACTTAATGTGAATGTTGAAAAGTTCAGTTGCAGAAACACTGATGTTTTTGATTACAAGGTCTTTTCAGACCCCACTGGCGTGACGTGTCGTATAGAGATGTACCACGTCACATACCTGAAGCTGAAAAAACTGAATTTTGAATTATATCTGACCCCAAGAGTTTCAGAAATGGGATTGAGGATTATATTGCtaaccccattttacacatgacaaAACTTAATGCTCAGAGAATTAACTGCTTTCCTTAAGGTGGCATGAACAGGATGTGGGAACCCCAGATAAAAATGCCAAATGTGTGGATTTGAATGCTTTGCTATATAGCCCATATATCAACAGAGCCCATGGCTGGGACCCCAGGACCAAAGCTCGGGGCTCTGGGACCCACGACACAGCTGTAGGGCCACAGCCTCCTTCCACAGCAACCTGAAGACACACGTGTGCCAACCTGTCCTCCCTGCAGCATCACTATAAGAAGCTGTCATCTGAGGTGACACAGCCCCACCCAGAGGAGGGCAGCTTCAGGGGCGAACAGGGAGGAGCCATGGGATGAGAGCAAGGCGTGGGAACAAGATAATGTGGGAAGtagtgaaacagagcaggactctATGGTCCTTTCCTCCATGACCCCTGCCTGCCTTTTATCTATGGAAAACTTTAGTTAAAGAAtgagtttaatcagagaaatgagaacatgcagaaacaaaggaaaatggacaaaggagaccaaataataataataatgaactcATTAAGTGTAGTAAAGGATCCTTAGTTCCTCCTtgagggctatagataatattctgatccatatcctgtgagctgtcttataggtACTGGAACCcacaccaggtggaagaagtcaaCTACATGATgatcagactgtagccatgacatagcTGCcagttctgagaactggcctcaaacaaatggaaacaaaccAGTTCGTAGTGATGTAGAActaaagcatcactacgaacaaagctagtggaggtgatggaattccagttgagctatttcaaatcctgaaagatgatgctgttaaagtgctgcactcaagatgccagcaaatttggaaaactcagcagtggccataggactggaaaaggtcagttttcattccaatcccaaagaaaggcaatgccaaagaatgctcaaactactgcacaattgcactcatctcacatgctagtaaggtaatgctcaaaattctccaagccaggcttcagcaatacgtgaaccgtgaacttcctgatgttcaagc
The nucleotide sequence above comes from Bubalus kerabau isolate K-KA32 ecotype Philippines breed swamp buffalo chromosome 19, PCC_UOA_SB_1v2, whole genome shotgun sequence. Encoded proteins:
- the LOC129634501 gene encoding myeloid-associated differentiation marker-like; the protein is MSEFGVEKKVYCKIVGGKRWLMSKSPNSPKSIRIFKGQVLSEDHGHTGGRDLPDHHSTMSTGVTHPNLDDWNTVCCFFRLPQLFSTCVAFSLVADMGIWRGNIGNWSMSIWCFCFAVTLIIVTVKFFDFESHFPLFWYNFSITYACYSAILCVLASVIYCVTHVQFLPDGPLRDRATAATILSCIASAFYAIDAFVWNYYWPEAIPCYVYTLPALLKVLETFVAGVIFVFLSNTSLYLHQPALEWCVAAYSICFIPTALAMLLKLGDWENILPVPFPIFQLGLTLLSVLLYISALVLWLLYQFYEEFGGQPQWSSDISCIDDLICTWIQRLAVAVLTAINLLIYVADLVYWARQVSIGTEDQPRDF